Proteins encoded within one genomic window of Lagenorhynchus albirostris chromosome 9, mLagAlb1.1, whole genome shotgun sequence:
- the LOC132525142 gene encoding AP-1 complex-associated regulatory protein-like codes for MGNCCWTQCLGLLRKEAGRLQRVGGGGGSKYFRTCSRGEHLTIEFENLVESDEGESPGSNHRPLTEEEIVDLREKHYDSIVEKQKDLDMKIQKELALQEEKLRLEEEALYAAQREAARAAKQQKLLEQERQRVLQQYHPSDNGEYQSSEPEDDFESCLRNIKSQYEVFRSSRLSSDATVLTPNTESSCDLMTKTKSTSGNDDSTSLDLEWEDEEGMNRMLPMRERSKTEEDILQAALKYSSRKTGSNPTSASDDSNGLEWENDFVSAEMDDNGNSEYSGFVNPVLELSDSGLKQYDVDQQKR; via the coding sequence ATGGGGAACTGCTGCTGGACGCAGTGCCTCGGACTCCTCCGCAAGGAAGCTGGGCGGCTGCAGCGAGTAGGCGGAGGCGGAGGATCCAAGTATTTTAGAACATGCTCAAGAGGTGAGCACTTAACTATAGAGTTTGAGAATCTAGTagaaagtgatgaaggggaaagcCCAGGAAGCAATCATAGGCCTCTTACTGAGGAAGAAATTGTTGACCTAAGAGAGAAGCATTATGATTCTATtgttgaaaaacagaaagatcttGATATGAAAATCCAAAAAGAGTTAGCCTTACAAGAAGAGAAGTTAAGACTAGAAGAAGAAGCTTTATACGCTGCACAGCGTGAAGCAGCCAGGGCAGCAAAGCAGCAAAAGCTCTTGGAGCAAGAAAGACAGAGAGTTTTGCAGCAATACCATCCTTCAGACAATGGAGAATATCAAAGTTCAGAACCAGAAGATGACTTTGAATCTTGTTTGAGAAATATAAAGTCACAGTATGAAGTATTTCGAAGTAGTAGACTCTCATCAGATGCCACGGTTTTGACACCAAATACAGAAAGCAGTTGTGATTTAATGACCAAAACTAAATCAACTAGTGGAAATGATGACAGCACATCTTTAGATCTAGAATGGGAAGATGAAGAAGGAATGAATCGAATGCTTCCAATGAGAGAACGTTCCAAAACAGAGGAAGACATTCTCCAGGCAGCACTTAAGTATAGCAGCAGGAAGACTGGAAGTAATCCTACATCTGCCTCGGATGATTCCAACGGGCTGGAGTGGGAGAATGATTTTGTTAGTGCCGAAATGGATGATAATGGCAATTCTGAGTATTCTGGATTTGTAAATCCTGTATTAGAACTGTCTGATTCTGGCCTAAAGCAATATGATGTGGATCAACAAAAACGGTAG